From Chryseobacterium camelliae:
TTATCAGCAAAGATAAAGATTTCTTTCAGTAATTGCATTTGCAGGAGTTTACAACTTATCCCGGATTGTTAAAATTTAAAATTTATTTGGAGGCTATGGTAAAAAGTCCGTAGTTTTGCTAACACTGTTAGTAAAATTATTATGGGCTTACACGAACGTCGTCAGCGGGAAAAAGAATCTATACGCGCCAATATTCTGGATGCGGCTTTTTCTTTAGCTAAAACGGAAGGCTGGGGCGCTTTATCCATCAGGAAGATTGCTGATGCTATTGAATACAGTGCACCTGTAGTCTATGATTATTTTGAAAATAAAGAAGCGATTTTATTTGACATCTCACTGAAAGGGTTCAATCTGTTGCATAAGGAACTGGTGCATGCTAGAGACCAATTTGAAACTCCGGAAGATCAGCTGACTGCCATTGTAGACGCTTACTGGAATTTTGCCTTTAAAAATAAGGAATATTACCAGCTGATGTTTGGTGTAGGCATGCAATGCTGTGGTAAAGGCCAGATGAAGGAGGAATTTTCCTCTTTCCAGGATATGCTGTACGACTGTACTTTTGAGATCGTGAAGAAAAAAGGTTCCAATCCCGAAAGTGCCTGCCATTCTTCCCATGCCTTATTTTCAGCAGTACATGGTCTGATATCCATTATGATGATGCGTAACAGCGATATTCCGTCTACTATGAATAAAACCACTCTTGATGAAACCGTTTCGGCTTTCATTAAGTCATTATAAAATTTTTTTGACGTTTAAATTAACACTGTTAGAAATATTAACACGCAATTTATATATTAAACCATATTATTTATAATTATTACTTATTTACCACTTAACCATGAAAAGTCATTGATATCATCTTCTTAATTATTATTTTTTTAGTTATTAATTAACACTGTTAGATAAATTAACATTAGATTAATACAGTACACTATTATAATCCATAACATACATTAAAAACCTGAACTTATTATGAAACAATCTGTAAAAACCAGGATCATCCTTCTCTTATCCGGTATCATTCTTTTGCAGAGCTGCACCAAAGCAGCAGAGAATACTGCTGTTGCGCCTCCTCCGCCTGAATTGCCCGTATATACTGTCATTACCTCTCCCGCTACTGTTTACCAGGAGTTTCCAACTGCGCTTGAAGGAAAGAACAATGTTGAAATCAGGTCTCAGGTAGACGGTTACCTTGACAAAATTTACGTGGAAGAGGGCGCATACGTGAGAGCCGGACAGCCCCTGTTTAAAATAGATTCCAGAGCTTACGGAGAACAGATGCATATGGCACAGGCTAACCTTCAGGTTGCCAATGCCAACATCCAGAAAGCTAAAGTGGAAGTCGATCGCCTGGAACCTTTGGTTGCCGCCAAAGTGGTTTCTGATGTCCAACTGAGGACGGCTAAAGCCAATTACGCTGCTGCTGTTGCCGCTGCCTCCCAGGCCAAAGCATCAGTGGGCGGAGCGAGGATCAATGTAGGATTCACCACCATTACCGCTCCGGTAAGTGGATACATCGGAAGAATCCAGTACAAAAAAGGAAGCCTGATTTCCAGAACTGATGCTAACCCGCTAACACTCCTTTCGGACATCAGTGAAATTTACGCGTATTTCTCACTGAGCGAGCTGGACTTCATTGGTTTTCAGAAAACTTATGAAGGAGCAACCCTGGAGGAAAAGTTGAAAAAAATGCCTATGGTAGATCTTGTTATTGCTGACAATAGCATATATCCTCATCGAGGCGTGATGAAGATTGTGGACGGGCAGTTTGATAAATCTACGGGAGCAATCAGCGTAAGAGCTGTTTTCCCTAATCCAAACGGGGTTCTCAGGACAGGAAATACCGGAAGAATCCGAATGCCTCAGCTGTTT
This genomic window contains:
- a CDS encoding efflux RND transporter periplasmic adaptor subunit; the protein is MKQSVKTRIILLLSGIILLQSCTKAAENTAVAPPPPELPVYTVITSPATVYQEFPTALEGKNNVEIRSQVDGYLDKIYVEEGAYVRAGQPLFKIDSRAYGEQMHMAQANLQVANANIQKAKVEVDRLEPLVAAKVVSDVQLRTAKANYAAAVAAASQAKASVGGARINVGFTTITAPVSGYIGRIQYKKGSLISRTDANPLTLLSDISEIYAYFSLSELDFIGFQKTYEGATLEEKLKKMPMVDLVIADNSIYPHRGVMKIVDGQFDKSTGAISVRAVFPNPNGVLRTGNTGRIRMPQLFSNTMVIPQESTFEIQDKTYVYVVGKDGKVTGKPVKISGKTESYYFISEGLAKGDKIVFTGIGNLKDGVLIKQKPISSDSLLKAKPL
- a CDS encoding TetR/AcrR family transcriptional regulator, with translation MGLHERRQREKESIRANILDAAFSLAKTEGWGALSIRKIADAIEYSAPVVYDYFENKEAILFDISLKGFNLLHKELVHARDQFETPEDQLTAIVDAYWNFAFKNKEYYQLMFGVGMQCCGKGQMKEEFSSFQDMLYDCTFEIVKKKGSNPESACHSSHALFSAVHGLISIMMMRNSDIPSTMNKTTLDETVSAFIKSL